In one window of Haloimpatiens sp. FM7315 DNA:
- a CDS encoding cell wall-binding repeat-containing protein, translating to MIRGYKKAFASTLVTALVITTGFLNNSVLAKDRLSGEDRYETSIEISSNGWEKSECVIIASGDDYADALCAAPLAKAKGAPILLTSSKSIKDSTIKEIQRLKARQIIIVGGEASVSKNIENKIKSVKGVDIKRIYGRDRYETSLKIAKEMGEAKEIALVTGRNYADALSIASVAAQRAMPILMVNGNEIKKESKEYIESQKEMSRIYLVGGEKAVGKKIEESFANSKRLSGNDRFETNLKVMEEFKNEISFEKVYLSRGSGAKGNEFADALSGSVLASKTNSPIVLVEDKISENTKNFMLKEISPSAEIISLGGEKVVKSAIKDSLKIDAEVFEEKDKTYGSENKDKMKEINKSIVLKGENSGIQNAVIKGNLYIENAKGSTSSGKSIRTSIKNVEVKGTVYVNQKGEVNLEKVKAKEIRILNAALNSVHLKGVCCEKLVVEGKFKGLPGVKVEGNNEIGQTLVTSSAVLDATKGSFGKIEIGSSSQMNKTVELIGKFNEEIKVTSSVKLKGDKNSEINKVNIASGENDKVELEGKFNAVSITEKTKVDIKKGSEIKEIKAEASGKESKVEVEKGAKVEKADKDIKFQGEGSSEVGKVETPVISGGGVTPTPPTPPTPPTPPNPDPSGKEASISVKVEGTKVDLYMFNVKDDKLTLVIYKKGSETLEFLNEISVSKDEMKSCKYSFNVFGGNGEYYGFIRGEKTGKIQIPNFNIQGVAPAPVSNLGIDTKIEGRKVTLKFSNINPLDTSVSIKICRKDSLDLVHVGQLSKTDIVNGCAEYTFTVEPGVYFGKAFGINSGAIEISEFKVE from the coding sequence TTGATAAGGGGGTATAAAAAAGCTTTTGCAAGCACACTAGTGACAGCGCTGGTAATAACAACTGGGTTTCTAAATAATAGTGTACTGGCTAAGGACAGACTATCAGGAGAAGATAGGTATGAAACTTCCATAGAGATATCCTCTAATGGATGGGAAAAAAGCGAATGTGTAATTATAGCAAGTGGAGATGATTACGCAGATGCTTTATGTGCAGCGCCACTGGCAAAAGCCAAAGGGGCACCAATACTTTTAACTTCTTCAAAGTCAATAAAAGACAGTACCATAAAAGAAATTCAAAGACTAAAAGCAAGGCAAATAATAATAGTTGGAGGTGAGGCATCAGTTTCCAAAAATATTGAAAATAAGATCAAATCTGTAAAAGGAGTGGATATTAAAAGGATATATGGTAGGGACAGGTATGAAACTTCACTAAAAATAGCAAAGGAAATGGGAGAGGCAAAGGAAATAGCCTTAGTTACAGGAAGAAATTATGCAGACGCGCTATCCATAGCTTCAGTAGCAGCCCAAAGAGCTATGCCAATTTTAATGGTAAATGGAAATGAAATAAAGAAAGAAAGCAAGGAATATATAGAAAGCCAAAAAGAAATGAGTAGGATTTATCTAGTAGGTGGGGAAAAGGCAGTTGGCAAAAAAATAGAAGAGAGTTTTGCAAATTCTAAAAGATTAAGTGGAAATGACAGGTTTGAGACAAATTTAAAAGTAATGGAAGAGTTCAAAAATGAAATAAGCTTTGAAAAAGTGTATTTGTCAAGAGGAAGCGGTGCAAAGGGAAATGAATTTGCAGACGCACTTTCAGGGTCCGTACTTGCATCAAAAACTAATTCTCCAATAGTTTTAGTAGAAGATAAAATATCAGAAAATACTAAAAACTTTATGCTAAAGGAAATCTCCCCAAGTGCAGAGATAATATCTTTAGGTGGGGAAAAGGTTGTAAAGAGTGCTATAAAAGATAGTTTAAAAATAGATGCAGAGGTTTTTGAGGAGAAAGATAAAACTTATGGATCAGAAAATAAAGATAAAATGAAGGAAATAAATAAAAGCATAGTTCTAAAAGGCGAAAATTCAGGTATTCAAAATGCAGTAATTAAAGGAAATTTATATATTGAAAATGCAAAGGGTAGTACAAGCAGTGGTAAGAGTATAAGAACTAGCATAAAAAATGTAGAGGTAAAGGGCACAGTTTATGTAAATCAAAAAGGCGAAGTGAATTTAGAAAAAGTTAAAGCTAAAGAGATTAGAATTCTAAATGCCGCTTTAAATAGTGTACATTTAAAAGGAGTTTGCTGCGAAAAATTAGTGGTTGAAGGAAAGTTTAAGGGACTACCAGGAGTAAAAGTAGAGGGAAATAATGAAATAGGACAAACTCTAGTGACTTCCTCGGCGGTTTTAGATGCAACAAAGGGAAGTTTTGGAAAAATTGAAATAGGTAGTTCTTCCCAGATGAATAAAACTGTTGAGCTAATAGGCAAATTCAATGAAGAAATCAAAGTTACTTCCTCTGTAAAGTTAAAAGGAGATAAAAACTCTGAAATAAATAAGGTAAACATAGCTTCAGGGGAAAATGACAAAGTAGAACTAGAGGGAAAATTCAATGCTGTTAGCATAACTGAAAAAACTAAGGTGGATATAAAAAAAGGCTCCGAAATAAAGGAAATTAAAGCTGAAGCTTCCGGTAAAGAAAGCAAAGTGGAGGTTGAAAAAGGAGCAAAGGTAGAAAAAGCAGATAAGGATATAAAATTCCAAGGTGAGGGAAGCTCAGAGGTAGGCAAAGTGGAAACACCAGTAATATCTGGAGGTGGAGTAACACCAACGCCACCAACGCCACCAACACCACCAACACCACCAAATCCAGACCCTTCAGGAAAAGAAGCCAGCATTTCTGTAAAAGTTGAAGGCACAAAGGTTGATTTATATATGTTTAACGTAAAAGACGATAAATTGACATTAGTTATTTACAAAAAAGGTTCAGAAACTTTAGAATTTTTAAATGAAATTAGTGTGTCAAAAGATGAAATGAAAAGCTGTAAATATAGTTTTAACGTTTTTGGTGGAAACGGAGAGTACTATGGCTTTATAAGAGGTGAAAAAACTGGGAAAATACAAATTCCTAATTTTAATATACAGGGAGTAGCACCAGCACCAGTTAGCAATCTAGGAATAGATACAAAAATTGAAGGAAGAAAAGTAACCTTAAAATTTAGCAATATAAATCCTTTAGATACAAGCGTATCAATAAAAATATGTAGAAAAGATAGCTTGGACTTAGTTCATGTGGGGCAACTAAGCAAAACTGATATAGTAAATGGATGTGCAGAATATACATTTACAGTAGAACCTGGAGTTTATTTTGGAAAAGCATTTGGAATAAATTCAGGAGCTATAGAAATAAGCGAATTTAAAGTGGAATAA